A stretch of Fusarium poae strain DAOMC 252244 chromosome 2, whole genome shotgun sequence DNA encodes these proteins:
- a CDS encoding hypothetical protein (SECRETED:SignalP(1-20)) has product MVNFVTSITLLLTAASAVVASPNALEKRKVTCRDDLPNSELANAKEAAACIDYLASLGSKPCVATVSGQSFCRRGNTQITGLARGAPTRTSTCQDVARGAGFILDKCTRGDGKVRGANEAWANGNLLVDIRRVVQ; this is encoded by the exons ATGGTTAACTTTGTTACTTCTATCACTCTCCTCCTCACTGCTGCTTCTGCAGTTGTTGCTTCCCCCAATGCACTTGAAAAGCGCAAAGTGACATGCAGAGATGACCTTCCCAACAGTGAACTGGCCAAC GCCAAGGAAGCGGCGGCATGCATCGATTACCTTGCCAGCCTAGGTAGCAAGCCTTGCGTTGCTACCGTCTCCGGTCAGTCTTTCTGCAGACGTGGAAACACTCAGATCACTGGTCTCGCCAGAGGCGCCCCCACGAGAACTTCTACCTG ccaGGATGTGGCTCGCGGTGCTGGTTTTATTCTGGACAAGTGTACTCGTGGTGATGGAAAGGTCAGAGGTGCGAATGAGGCTTGGGCTAATGGCAACCTCCTTGTTGATATTCGCCGAGTTGTTCAATAA
- a CDS encoding hypothetical protein (TransMembrane:12 (i39-60o80-99i111-129o141-160i172-194o200-221i291-309o329-350i357-375o395-416i428-445o465-486i)), translating to MGIKEIMGLGADEKTQRLRDEAPKFEKVIWYKDPALRKLTFYACVLCASSMGTGWDGMYMNNVQNFDSWKAFFDDPKGDRLGLLIALYQIGSVASIPLVPLITDRWGRRPSIALGFIIMAIGAGLQAGAPNYATFSGGRVLLGFGNSFAQIASPMLLAELCHPQHRARFTTVYNCLWNLGSFLVSWTCFGTSFWGNDWSWRFPAILQGAPGLLQLVVLFWIPESPRFLIAKDRHDEALNVLAKYHANGNVNHPTVQFEYREIRETIKAEQMADNSSSYIDFIKTKGNRYRLIVLFSLGIFSQWSGNGVVSNYSSILYENAGLTSEQDRLIITAGKTILDMAVSIGCALFVDRLNRRFSFLFATGGMFVVLIFWTLTCGLYEQHQAPGANNAMIFLVWLHGVFYSTCWSGLLIGYAVEILPYSLRAKGLMILNISVQIALLLNNYLNPLAFDAWTVDGEIYGGNTWRLYLIYTIWVFGEVTFIYFMYVETRGPTLEEVAKVIDGDNAAVGHVTMDKVEREVLNEEVDNISSEGQQIHEVAPTKV from the exons ATGGGTATCAAGGAGATTATGGGCCTTGGGGCCGACGAGAAGACCCAGAGGCTTCGAGATGAAGCCCCCAAGTTCGAGAAAGTCATCTGGTACAAGGACCCAGCTCTGAGGAAGTTGACCTTTTACGCCTGCGTTCTTTGCGCTTCTTCTATGGGAACTGGTTGGGATGG AATGTACATGAACAATGTTCAGAACTTTGATAGTTGGAAGGCCTTCTTCGACGACCCAAAGGGCGACAGACTTGGTCTCCTCATTGCCCTCTACCAGATCGGTTCAGTCGCCTCTATCCCTCTTGTCCCCCTCATCACCGATCGCTGGGGTCGTCGTCCTTCCATTGCTCTTGgtttcatcatcatggctATTGGTGCTGGCCTCCAGGCTGGTGCTCCTAACTATGCTACATTCTCCGGTGGTCGTGTTCTTCTCGGTTTCGGTAACTCGTTCGCCCAAATCGCCTCTCCTATGCTTCTCGCCGAGCTCTGCCATCCTCAGCACCGTGCTCGTTTCACCACAGTTTACAACTGTCTCTGGAACTTGGGGTCTTTCCTTGTTTCTTGGACATGTTTTGGTACTTCTTTCTGGGGTAACGACTGGTCATGGCGATTCCCCGCTATTCTTCAGGGCGCCCCCGGTCTCCTTCAGCTCGTCGTCCTTTTCT GGATCCCCGAGTCTCCTCGTTTCCTCATCGCCAAGGATCGTCACGATGAGGCCTTGAATGTTCTTGCCAAATACCACGCCAACGGCAATGTCAACCATCCTACTGTCCAATTCGAGTACCGGGAGATCCGCGAGACTATTAAGGCTGAGCAGATGGCTGACAACAGCTCTTCGTACATCGATTTTATCAAGACCAAGGGAAACCGCTACCGTCTTATTGTTCTCTTCTCTCTGGGTATCTTCTCTCAATGGTCTGGCAACGGTGTCGTTTCCAACTACTCTTCTATTCTCTACGAGAATGCAGGATTGACGAGCGAGCAAGATCGTCTCATCATCACTGCTGGAAAGACCATTCTCGATATGGCCGTCTCTATCGGATGCGCTCTGTTTGTCGACCGCCTTAACCGTCgattttctttcttgtttgCTACTGGCGGCATGTTCGTTGTTCTTATCTTCTGGACTCTCACCTGCGGTCTATACGAGCAACATCAGGCCCCAGGAGCCAACAATGCCATGATCTTCCTTGTCTGGCTGCACGGTGTCTTCTACTCTACATGTTGGTCTGGTCTCCTTATCGGTTACGCCGTTGAGATTCTACCCTACTCTCTTCGTGCCAAGGGTCTCATGATCCTGAACATTTCTGTCCAGATCGCTCTCCTCTTGAACAACTACCTCAACCCTCTGGCTTTCGATGCATGGACAGTCGATGGCGAGATCTATGGTGGCAACACCTGGAGACTCTACCTCATCTACACCATCTGGGTCTTTGGAGAGGTTACCTTCATCTACTTTATGTATGTCGAGACCCGAGGACCTACTCTTGAGGAAGTCGCCAAGGTTATTGATGGTGACAACGCTGCTGTTGGCCACGTGACTATGGACAAGGTCGAGAGAGAGGTTCTAAATGAGGAGGTTGATAACATTTCCTCCGAGGGTCAACAGATCCACGAGGTGGCTCCCACCAAGGTCTAG
- a CDS encoding hypothetical protein (TransMembrane:6 (o28-49i61-81o101-126i138-161o181-200i212-232o)), with the protein MSQDVGGMPPPEGVTPDFDGGSPLQSSIVVAFLCTFAVATVTLLLRLYSGISIVRKLDWDIPLIVLAWGVSLGFFISIMIAMPSGFGKHLWDVRASSLPGYFRMLLIIGLTYVWPPTLAKLAILVLYYRLIPNRGFRWAIYATAAGLVIYTLVFTILLAWPCHPLKPGTATCVVNLTVAQGVLNIVSDAIVIVLPIPLIHRLNMPLRQRITAGLLLALGSAVVVVSCIRFGYVKKMEDNPDITWTQASAAQWSSIEMNTGIICNCLAHLKPFVRKHLPFLSKFVTRGSSNMSHPSERNQSRSHKWRGDKSSHKYELHSVGRIQEPSHENNQSGIVVVDEVQVEFTPSRDNGDASSTEDILRNSR; encoded by the exons ATGTCGCAAGATGTCGGTGGTATGCCTCCCCCAGAAGGGGTCACGCCTGACTTCGATGGAGGCTCACCACTTCAGAGTTCAATTGTCGTTGCTTTCTTGTGCACGTTCGCCGTTGCAACCGTCACATTGTTATTACGCCTCTATAGCGGCATCTCTATTGTTCGCAAACTAGACTGGGATATCC CCTTGATCGTACTGGCATGGGGAGTGTCGTTGGGCTTCTTTATTAGCATAATGATTG CAATGCCTTCCGGCTTTGGTAAACATCTTTGGGATGTAAGAGCAAGCAGTCTTCCAGGATACTTTCGG ATGTTGCTCATTATCGGTCTTACATACGTATGGCCCCCAACTCTCGCCAAGTTAGCTATACTCGTGCTGTACTACCGCCTTATTCCGAATCGCGGATTTCGATGGGCAATTTATGCCACGGCTGCTGGCCTCGTCATCTATACGCTCGTTTTCACTATACTGTTGGCGTGGCCGTGTCATCCACTGAAGCCTGGTACAGCCACATGCGTTGTCAATCTTACAGTGGCACAAGGTGTGCTCAACATCGTCAGTGATGCTATAGTTATTGTCCTTCCGATACCCTTGATACATCGCTTGAACATGCCTTTGAGACAACGCATAACTGCTGGATTACTCCTTGCGCTCGGTTCTGC AGTTGTCGTCGTCTCATGCATTCGCTTTGGATAcgtgaagaagatggaagatAATCCCGACATTACCTGGACACAGGCCTCAGCTGCCCAGTGGAGCAGTATCGAGATGAACACTGGCATCATCTGCAACTGTCTCGCTCATCTGAAGCCATTTGTTCGAAAGCATCTTCCTTTCCTCAGTAAATTTGTCACCAGGGGATCCTCAAATATGTCGCACCCTAGTGAGCGCAACCAGAGTCGTAGTCACAAGTGGAGAGGAGACAAGTCGAGTCATAAATATGAGCTTCATAGCGTAGGTCGGATCCAAGAGCCATCTCATGAGAACAATCAATCAGGCATTGTTGTCGTCGATGAAGTCCAGGTCGAGTTTACGCCATCAAGGGACAATGGCGATGCATCAAGTACAGAGGATATTCTACGGAACTCGAGATAG
- a CDS encoding hypothetical protein (SECRETED:SignalP(1-16)), producing MVSFKNILLFAGLAMAAPTPDSEKSLTKRFNGGWCGVHIHLFNGENPQGSHEMNVFVYDGKQQLVWSKESIWGNGILMTESENLPAVLNINTYGGGALATFTYGDQDWDSNEEPRCSVGAWDGPSFGSSTQTLEMDCGFSC from the exons ATGGTTTCCTTCAAGAACATCCTCCTTTTCGCTGGTCTCGCCATGGCTGCTCCCACCCCTGATAGCGAGAAGTCTTTGACCAAGCGCTTCAATGGCGGTTGGTGTGGTGTCCATATCCACCTCTTCAACGGCGAAAACCCACAAGGTTCACACGAGATGAATGTTTTTGTCTATGATGGCAAGCAGCAGCTTGTCTGGTCAAAGGAGAGCATCTGGGGTAACGGCATTTTGATGACCGAGAGCGAGAATCTGCCTGCGGTTCTTAACATTAACACATATGGCGGTGGTGCTCTT GCCACCTTCACCTACGGCGACCAGGATTGGGATTCTAATGAGGAGCCTCGCTGCTCCGTCGGAGCTTGGGACGGCCCTTCATTTGGCTCCAGCACTCAGACCCTTGAAATGGACTGTGGTTTCTCTTGCTGA